The window GGCTTTATGAAAACGACATTTTTGCTCTTGCCGTGCGTCCGCCTACCGTACCTGAGGGAAAGGCTCGTGTCCGGTTTTCCATTACCTTCAATCATTCCAAAGACGACCTTAAAAAGGCTGCGGATGTGTTAAAATATGCGTTTAAACAGATTCCAATATCTAAACAGGGGGCATGACGAAGTTCTTGTACTGATCCCGGGATGGGGGTTTGACGCGAGAATATTTGAGCTGCTTGATCTTGATTTTAATTATCTTCTTCCGCAAATAAATGATCCAGAGGGTTTCAGCGCAGATCTTATGGGCGCGCTGGTTGAAAATCGGATTAAAAAGGTCTCGCTCTTTGGATGGTCAATGGGAGGATTTTTGGCTATCAATTTTTTAGAGGAATACGGCAGGGAGTTTGTGCGGGAAATCTTTTTAGTTTCCATGAGAAAAACCTATCCAGAGAAAGAAATCGATTCCCAGATCGCCCTTTTAATAAAGGATCGCATATTATATCTGAGCCGGTTTTACAGAAATTGTTTCATGGGACAAAAAAGGGCATTTGCGTGGTTTAAAGAGCGCATGTTTTCATCCTATATAGAGATGTTTGATCTGAAATTCCTTTTGAAGGGGCTCGATTATCTGATGCAACAGAGGCTTGAGACTACTGCGCTGAAAGAAAATCCTGTAAGGATCATCCATGGGGAAAAAGACCGGATTGCGCCTTATTCCGAGATAGTTGAGATGGCAAAGGATATCTCTTTCCCCGGGATGGTTACCTTTAAAAAAAGCGGGCATATCCCGTTTCTTGAGCCTGATTTCAAGGAAAGATTTTATGCCGGGATATAAACAAAGGATAAAAAATTCGTTTTCAAAGGCTGCCCGCACCTATGATCAATATGCTTTTGTTCAGAAGGAGGTTGGCGTAAGGCTTATAGATTCAATACAGCCTCATTTTTTTCAGAATATCCTTGAAATCGGATGCGGGACAGGAAATTACACGGAGATGCTG of the Anaerolineae bacterium genome contains:
- a CDS encoding alpha/beta hydrolase yields the protein MRLNRFQYLNRGHDEVLVLIPGWGFDARIFELLDLDFNYLLPQINDPEGFSADLMGALVENRIKKVSLFGWSMGGFLAINFLEEYGREFVREIFLVSMRKTYPEKEIDSQIALLIKDRILYLSRFYRNCFMGQKRAFAWFKERMFSSYIEMFDLKFLLKGLDYLMQQRLETTALKENPVRIIHGEKDRIAPYSEIVEMAKDISFPGMVTFKKSGHIPFLEPDFKERFYAGI